The Patescibacteria group bacterium genome has a segment encoding these proteins:
- a CDS encoding type IV secretion system DNA-binding domain-containing protein: protein MDSFVSRVSGFIWPVVIIAGSLLVLVGLLWMIRALFITSGSHIPAAFQKTILRVMVPKEHMELEERSDRPQGGMKELMAVAEALYANIGGIVRFQRWYSRLLFGRQDHIGMEIVADQDEVTFYFAVPHKYAEFVEQQIHAQYPEAEIESVHDYNIFHHESFIVGTYLRLSQRSIFPIRTYQKMESDPMSAITNVLSKVREPEGAAIQILVRPAPRGWQTGAQKYTHQVITGKSNGAGLGSTMDVVWSSAFSNRDKEQKAAEEQRFYHMSPMEEERIKSIGEKVSKVGFEVNVRIVVAGADKMRANLTLDNIVNTFNQYALQEVGNRFVRIKPRGHWQHNLIRDFIYRHFHSRHAMILNTEELTSLFHLPLSDTETPNIRWASAKRSGPPVNIPKEGLVLGKSNFRGRETFVRIKRDDRRRHFYMIGKSGVGKSNLIINMAVQDIENGEGVCVIDPHGDLIEDILEHIPVQRADDVIIFDPSDTERPVGLNMLEADRPEERDFAVQEMIAIFYKLFPPEMIGPMFEHNMRNVMLTLMEDAQHPGTITDIPRMFTDPEFQKYKLKFVTDPIVRAFWEKEMAKTSDFHKSEMMGYLISKVGRFVENRMMRNIIGQPHSGFDFKAVMNEKKILLVNLAKGKTGEVNSSLLGLIIVSKLQMAALSRADMPQEQRHDFYLYIDEFQNFITDSIATILSEARKYRLNLIIAHQYMGQLVQNQDTKIRDAVLGNAGTMAAFKIGVEDAETVSKIYAPVFNEYDLLNIEKYNAIIKLLVDNQPVRAFNFQPLPPVKGNAELAAKIKQLSRVKYGRDQSAVEREIIESSQLGASKAPIPTTHPAEPRG from the coding sequence ATGGACTCATTTGTGTCCCGGGTGTCCGGTTTTATTTGGCCGGTAGTTATCATTGCTGGAAGCCTGTTGGTGTTGGTGGGTCTGCTCTGGATGATCCGGGCATTGTTCATCACGTCCGGCAGCCACATACCAGCGGCGTTTCAGAAAACTATATTACGCGTAATGGTGCCGAAGGAGCACATGGAGCTCGAAGAGCGTTCCGACCGGCCTCAGGGCGGCATGAAAGAATTGATGGCCGTAGCCGAGGCGCTGTACGCCAACATCGGGGGAATAGTCCGTTTCCAACGCTGGTACTCACGATTGCTGTTTGGACGGCAGGATCATATTGGCATGGAGATTGTGGCCGATCAGGATGAGGTGACATTCTATTTCGCAGTACCGCATAAGTACGCCGAATTTGTGGAACAGCAGATCCACGCGCAATATCCCGAAGCCGAAATCGAATCGGTGCATGATTATAACATCTTCCATCACGAATCGTTTATCGTCGGCACATATTTGCGGTTAAGTCAGCGCAGCATATTTCCGATTCGGACCTATCAAAAAATGGAATCAGATCCGATGAGCGCCATTACTAATGTACTGAGCAAAGTACGGGAACCGGAAGGGGCAGCCATACAAATATTAGTCCGGCCGGCGCCGCGGGGCTGGCAGACCGGCGCCCAAAAGTATACCCATCAAGTGATCACCGGAAAATCTAATGGTGCCGGATTGGGATCAACCATGGACGTGGTCTGGAGCTCGGCTTTTTCCAACCGCGATAAAGAACAAAAAGCGGCGGAAGAACAGCGATTTTACCACATGTCGCCGATGGAAGAGGAGCGGATCAAGTCGATCGGCGAAAAAGTCAGCAAAGTTGGGTTTGAGGTCAATGTACGAATTGTCGTTGCCGGCGCCGACAAAATGCGGGCCAATCTGACTCTGGACAATATCGTAAACACTTTTAACCAATATGCCCTGCAGGAAGTGGGCAATCGATTTGTCCGGATCAAGCCCCGCGGCCACTGGCAGCACAATCTGATCCGGGACTTCATCTATCGACATTTTCATTCCCGGCATGCCATGATATTGAACACCGAAGAGCTGACCAGCTTGTTTCATTTGCCATTGTCTGACACTGAAACTCCCAATATTCGGTGGGCGTCAGCCAAACGGTCTGGTCCGCCGGTTAATATTCCCAAAGAGGGCCTAGTGCTGGGTAAGAGTAATTTCCGCGGCCGGGAGACTTTTGTGCGGATCAAGCGCGACGATCGGCGCCGCCATTTCTACATGATCGGAAAATCGGGTGTTGGTAAATCGAACCTGATTATCAACATGGCAGTGCAGGATATTGAAAATGGTGAAGGCGTGTGCGTGATTGACCCGCACGGTGATTTGATTGAAGATATTTTAGAGCATATCCCGGTTCAGCGGGCGGACGATGTGATTATCTTCGACCCGTCAGACACGGAACGCCCGGTTGGTTTGAACATGCTGGAAGCGGATCGTCCCGAGGAGCGAGACTTTGCCGTTCAGGAAATGATCGCCATTTTCTACAAGTTGTTTCCACCCGAGATGATCGGCCCGATGTTCGAGCACAATATGCGCAATGTTATGCTGACCTTAATGGAGGACGCGCAGCATCCCGGCACGATCACCGACATCCCGCGCATGTTTACCGACCCGGAATTCCAAAAGTACAAGTTAAAGTTTGTCACCGATCCGATCGTGCGGGCGTTCTGGGAAAAAGAAATGGCCAAGACCAGCGATTTCCACAAATCGGAAATGATGGGCTATCTGATTTCCAAAGTCGGTCGCTTTGTCGAGAATCGGATGATGCGAAACATCATTGGCCAGCCACATTCCGGATTCGATTTCAAGGCTGTTATGAATGAGAAGAAAATCCTGCTGGTCAATCTGGCCAAAGGTAAGACCGGCGAAGTCAATAGTTCATTGCTGGGCCTGATTATTGTCTCAAAACTGCAGATGGCGGCTCTATCGCGAGCCGATATGCCGCAAGAACAGCGCCACGACTTCTATCTCTATATTGATGAGTTTCAAAACTTTATTACGGACAGCATTGCCACGATATTATCCGAAGCCCGGAAGTACCGGCTGAATCTTATCATCGCCCACCAGTACATGGGCCAGCTGGTACAAAACCAGGACACTAAAATACGCGACGCGGTACTGGGCAACGCCGGCACCATGGCAGCATTCAAAATTGGCGTGGAAGACGCTGAAACGGTATCAAAGATTTATGCTCCGGTTTTCAACGAATACGATCTATTGAATATCGAAAAGTACAATGCCATCATCAAGCTGTTGGTCGACAATCAGCCGGTGCGAGCCTTCAACTTCCAGCCATTGCCGCCAGTTAAGGGCAATGCTGAATTAGCGGCCAAGATAAAGCAGTTGTCGCGGGTCAAATATGGCCGAGATCAATCCGCCGTGGAACGCGAGATTATCGAAAGCAGTCAGCTGGGTGCGTCAAAAGCCCCCATACCGACCACCCATCCAGCCGAGCCCCGGGGCTGA
- the dnaX gene encoding DNA polymerase III subunit gamma/tau: protein MAETLYRKYRPQTFDGLAGQQHIRITLANEISTQKLAHAYLFSGPRGVGKTTTARIFAKAVNCQNRKPNESEPCNECEACREITAGQSLDLIEIDAASHTGVDNVRDNIIENARFTPARWPYKVFIIDEIHMLSAAAFNALLKTLEEPPAHAIFILCTTELHKLPETIISRCQRFDFRKIARDDLFERLKRLAKSEGKEVVDEVLYGIIRLAEGSSRDAESLLGQVLTVGEKKITAELAQIVLPRSHADAVMKLIECVVRRDITGALETINTLAEEGVNFVQFSHELVDWLRLFLLIKAGGNLSGANQFELSADQDQALRALIPEIEMNRLVAWINALLDRERDIKNLDIPQLPLELIVIEACSLDAPRTESDQQPPAVPPAATPTESKSADTPTRSATKSSGHKMELSEIQTRWPEILQKVQQENQPLALVLKLARPGAIRDGKLILHCQYPIHAERLKHLGTRQAIESVLETVLGEAWSIDADVVASDELSDADIVSPLLETFGGEVVG from the coding sequence ATGGCCGAAACACTCTATCGAAAATATCGCCCCCAGACGTTTGACGGTTTGGCGGGTCAACAACACATCCGGATCACTCTCGCCAACGAGATTAGCACCCAAAAATTAGCCCACGCCTATTTGTTTTCGGGACCGCGCGGCGTTGGTAAGACAACCACCGCCCGGATCTTCGCCAAAGCGGTGAATTGTCAGAATCGAAAGCCGAACGAGAGTGAACCATGCAACGAATGCGAAGCTTGTCGGGAGATCACCGCCGGGCAATCGTTAGATTTGATCGAGATTGATGCCGCTTCACACACCGGCGTAGATAATGTGCGGGATAATATCATTGAGAATGCCCGATTCACGCCCGCGCGTTGGCCATATAAGGTATTTATCATCGATGAAATTCATATGTTATCGGCGGCGGCGTTCAACGCTTTACTAAAAACCCTGGAAGAACCTCCCGCGCACGCAATTTTTATCCTCTGTACCACTGAACTGCACAAACTTCCTGAAACAATCATTTCACGTTGCCAGCGGTTTGATTTTCGCAAGATTGCCCGGGATGATTTATTTGAGCGTCTGAAACGTTTGGCCAAGTCAGAAGGCAAAGAAGTGGTCGATGAGGTGTTGTATGGAATTATTCGATTGGCGGAAGGTTCATCGCGCGATGCCGAGAGTCTTTTGGGCCAGGTGCTGACGGTGGGCGAAAAGAAGATTACCGCCGAGCTGGCTCAGATCGTATTGCCGCGCTCGCATGCTGATGCGGTTATGAAGCTAATCGAATGTGTTGTCCGGCGCGACATCACCGGAGCCCTGGAAACAATCAACACCCTGGCCGAAGAAGGAGTAAACTTCGTTCAATTCTCGCATGAGCTGGTCGATTGGCTCCGGTTATTTTTGTTGATCAAAGCCGGTGGTAATCTAAGCGGTGCCAACCAGTTTGAACTCAGCGCCGACCAAGATCAGGCGCTCCGGGCGTTGATACCTGAAATTGAAATGAACCGGTTAGTCGCCTGGATAAATGCCCTGCTGGATCGAGAGCGGGATATTAAGAATCTGGATATACCCCAGTTACCGCTTGAGTTGATAGTGATTGAGGCTTGCAGCCTAGACGCTCCCCGAACCGAAAGCGACCAGCAGCCGCCAGCCGTTCCTCCGGCTGCCACGCCCACCGAATCGAAATCGGCTGACACACCAACACGGTCAGCTACAAAGTCTTCCGGTCATAAAATGGAACTATCCGAGATTCAAACCCGCTGGCCAGAGATACTCCAAAAAGTCCAGCAAGAAAACCAGCCTCTGGCGCTGGTATTGAAACTAGCCCGACCCGGCGCGATACGTGATGGCAAGCTGATCCTGCATTGCCAATATCCGATCCATGCCGAGCGGCTCAAGCATCTCGGCACCCGCCAGGCCATTGAGAGCGTGCTTGAGACAGTGCTTGGCGAGGCCTGGTCAATCGATGCCGACGTGGTCGCGTCCGACGAGCTCTCTGATGCTGATATTGTTAGTCCGCTACTCGAAACATTCGGCGGGGAAGTAGTGGGCTAA
- a CDS encoding FAD-dependent oxidoreductase: MYDLIIIGGSAAGTSAAIYAARAKLDFKILAMDLGGEVAHSGGVDNYLGFNETTGVELSQKFNAQLDHNQVNVEVGFEVQKVEKIVLGYRITGRDASSQTVSYDSKTVIVASGVRPRHLNVPGEKELYQKGLSYCTTCDGPLFKNKTVTTIGGGNSALESILMMRNLATRVYSINKNPEFKGEQVYIDKVKADSKVELIHDAATVQIIGDQQVTEVEYMDKATGQLRRINTDAVFVHIGIIPNTEMVKDLGILDPAGFIVADQLMSSKLPGLFAAGDVVNIPYNQIIIAAGQGAAASLAAQTYLHRLA, translated from the coding sequence ATGTACGACCTCATTATCATCGGCGGTTCAGCGGCGGGAACGTCAGCGGCAATCTACGCGGCACGGGCTAAGCTAGATTTCAAAATACTCGCCATGGATCTCGGCGGGGAAGTTGCCCACTCGGGCGGGGTTGATAACTATCTGGGTTTCAACGAAACGACCGGGGTTGAACTATCGCAGAAATTTAACGCCCAGCTGGATCATAACCAGGTAAATGTTGAAGTCGGTTTTGAAGTACAAAAAGTTGAAAAGATAGTACTGGGTTATCGGATTACCGGTCGAGACGCATCATCGCAAACGGTCTCGTATGACAGTAAAACGGTTATAGTCGCGTCGGGAGTTAGGCCGCGACACCTGAATGTGCCAGGCGAAAAGGAACTTTATCAGAAAGGCTTATCATACTGTACGACTTGCGACGGCCCATTGTTCAAAAACAAGACTGTCACCACGATTGGCGGTGGTAATTCAGCGTTGGAATCAATCCTGATGATGCGAAACCTGGCTACGCGGGTATATTCCATTAATAAAAATCCAGAATTCAAAGGTGAACAAGTATATATCGACAAGGTTAAGGCCGACTCGAAAGTAGAATTAATCCACGATGCTGCCACCGTACAAATTATTGGCGATCAGCAAGTCACCGAGGTGGAATATATGGACAAAGCCACCGGTCAGCTCCGGCGCATTAATACGGATGCCGTCTTTGTGCATATCGGCATAATTCCCAATACGGAAATGGTCAAAGATCTAGGCATACTCGACCCGGCTGGTTTTATTGTGGCCGATCAATTAATGTCCAGTAAACTGCCCGGATTGTTTGCCGCCGGAGATGTGGTAAATATACCGTATAACCAAATTATTATCGCGGCTGGTCAAGGCGCTGCCGCTTCATTAGCGGCTCAAACCTATTTACATCGTTTAGCCTAA
- a CDS encoding pyridoxal-phosphate dependent enzyme, protein MALSQKEEHILKTIVVASENNPNKPEYPPDHPRFPATPTYKIKVSGFTNVWLKDESKNLTGTHKDRMAWEMVVTYRDLLLSKKAGRIKKLPALSILSSGSAALAIQTQLRKYSLPNLRVLMDSQTKVDKVSCLKAIGCKVYLKDLGRKILNWEDILRLTNNRGGFDITSNDAYDPTVRFYDWLSYEIINSDAEYIFVPYGTGQLYENIMNIIKNELSYNRCDPRFRGNRQILKRASVLGATTTNPRSKADKLYAPFLPFANYSKQWIRFYQYTGLTGKMSRVYNLREKYLEQAMKVAGTQGINCEPSGIAGLGLLLQIKKNIPANKKIIIVNTGKTKNP, encoded by the coding sequence ATGGCTTTATCACAGAAAGAAGAACATATACTGAAAACAATTGTGGTTGCCTCGGAAAATAATCCGAATAAACCCGAATATCCTCCCGATCATCCGAGATTTCCCGCCACACCAACGTACAAGATAAAAGTATCAGGTTTTACCAATGTCTGGTTAAAAGATGAAAGCAAGAATCTTACCGGAACTCACAAGGACAGAATGGCTTGGGAGATGGTGGTTACATATCGGGATTTATTGCTATCGAAAAAGGCGGGGAGAATTAAGAAACTCCCAGCATTATCAATATTGAGCTCTGGCTCCGCGGCTCTTGCGATACAGACACAATTAAGAAAATATAGTCTACCAAATCTACGCGTCTTGATGGATTCTCAAACAAAGGTTGATAAAGTAAGTTGTTTGAAAGCTATCGGCTGCAAAGTATATTTAAAGGATCTCGGAAGAAAAATCCTGAATTGGGAAGATATACTACGGTTAACAAATAATCGGGGTGGTTTTGATATAACCTCGAATGATGCATATGATCCGACAGTCAGATTCTACGACTGGTTGAGTTATGAAATCATTAACAGTGACGCCGAATATATTTTTGTTCCATACGGTACCGGACAGCTATACGAAAACATTATGAATATTATAAAGAATGAATTAAGTTACAATAGATGTGATCCACGTTTTCGTGGTAATCGACAGATACTTAAGAGAGCATCCGTTCTAGGGGCTACAACGACAAACCCAAGAAGTAAAGCAGATAAGCTATATGCTCCTTTTCTACCCTTTGCGAATTACTCTAAACAATGGATACGATTTTATCAATACACTGGATTAACGGGGAAAATGAGTCGGGTATATAACCTTCGTGAGAAGTACCTAGAACAGGCGATGAAGGTAGCTGGTACACAGGGAATTAACTGCGAACCATCCGGGATCGCTGGTTTAGGCCTTTTATTACAGATCAAGAAAAATATACCAGCAAACAAGAAAATAATTATTGTAAATACAGGCAAGACAAAGAATCCGTAA
- a CDS encoding DUF2207 domain-containing protein, whose translation MPDKIKDYWLVYCVAFLVLLVGLFPSQSQAADWAIENWQTDVTVTKDGICQFHEVRSYLFTGSVSEVAAQWPVAANSVVQDFTVLNEKGDTVVHEVRPVPDSNDLLRYNLSVPVSPGRASWQISYNATGCVSYFDNFDQLSWPLTTDTRTEIIDQLRVRVRLPRPAEYLDRFSQSLTIGTATGRRDLAGSRIIDSQTIEFAGSILPAKSSINYSASWPKEVLDDPGTLKVTANGVNNESISVRILVGGQNLGITTPYVFYLSSPTLNREVISLTVQHFGYHSESRELILMRGKSDYFAFELRPAWWYQPVRYGLAALVLVFWILPWLAWWFWYRRWRRAGRDPKISQIIKPELGPGQLTPSQVGVIVDERVDRRDLTAGLIFLAVHRYLAIERIDHSWSHNRKGFVLVKQDKNDQVLGTFERCLLQWIFEQKSRTTFSELAARMVTRPKHLSTALYDNVVALGYFTESPATVRRRYLRRPVNWLLITLALNIAALVSDPGIFVAVLPLLMASAVAVLFAGIMPKKTLKGAEVAHWSARYASVLYDQPQKSDRLIPQWEFERALPYLLVLEADAMWLSAYSRTLMDWPGWLRPIGTARPYSATQFVQIYNQLISASDAVFKTI comes from the coding sequence ATGCCTGACAAAATAAAAGACTATTGGTTAGTTTATTGCGTCGCCTTTTTGGTGTTATTGGTCGGTTTGTTTCCAAGCCAATCCCAAGCGGCGGACTGGGCGATTGAAAACTGGCAAACTGATGTAACGGTGACAAAGGATGGAATCTGCCAATTCCATGAAGTTCGGTCGTATCTGTTTACGGGTTCGGTGTCTGAAGTGGCTGCGCAATGGCCGGTCGCAGCAAACAGCGTAGTGCAGGACTTTACGGTATTGAATGAAAAAGGGGACACCGTGGTGCATGAGGTTCGGCCGGTGCCAGATTCCAACGACCTGCTGCGCTATAATTTATCAGTTCCGGTTTCACCTGGGCGAGCCAGCTGGCAGATTTCATATAACGCCACCGGCTGTGTCAGTTATTTTGACAACTTCGATCAATTGTCATGGCCCCTGACTACCGATACGCGGACTGAGATAATTGATCAATTAAGAGTCCGGGTGCGGTTGCCGCGCCCAGCGGAATATTTGGATCGTTTCAGCCAATCACTAACCATCGGAACCGCCACTGGACGACGTGATCTAGCCGGGAGCCGAATAATCGATTCGCAAACGATTGAATTTGCCGGCTCAATCTTGCCAGCCAAGAGCAGTATCAATTATTCTGCCAGCTGGCCCAAGGAGGTATTGGATGATCCTGGTACGCTCAAAGTAACGGCTAATGGGGTCAATAATGAATCAATATCAGTTCGGATATTGGTAGGCGGGCAAAATTTGGGCATAACTACGCCGTATGTTTTTTATCTCAGCAGTCCAACCCTGAATCGCGAAGTGATTTCATTAACGGTGCAGCATTTTGGCTATCATTCCGAGAGTCGAGAACTGATATTGATGCGTGGTAAGTCTGATTATTTCGCGTTTGAATTGCGGCCAGCCTGGTGGTACCAACCGGTTCGTTATGGATTAGCGGCATTGGTACTAGTGTTCTGGATTCTACCCTGGTTGGCCTGGTGGTTCTGGTATCGACGTTGGCGTCGCGCCGGCCGCGATCCAAAGATCTCTCAAATAATAAAACCAGAGTTGGGCCCCGGGCAGCTGACACCCAGCCAGGTAGGCGTGATCGTCGATGAGCGTGTCGATCGGCGTGATTTAACGGCTGGTTTGATATTTCTGGCCGTACATAGGTATCTGGCGATTGAACGAATTGATCACTCCTGGAGCCACAATCGAAAAGGTTTCGTTCTGGTGAAGCAGGACAAAAACGATCAGGTGCTCGGTACTTTTGAACGATGTTTGCTTCAGTGGATCTTTGAACAAAAATCTAGGACCACCTTTTCCGAGCTGGCCGCGCGTATGGTGACGCGGCCTAAACATCTATCGACCGCACTGTACGATAATGTAGTTGCGCTGGGATATTTTACCGAATCTCCCGCCACAGTGCGACGCCGGTATCTCCGTCGGCCGGTAAATTGGTTGCTGATTACGCTAGCTTTGAACATTGCGGCACTGGTCAGCGATCCGGGTATATTCGTCGCGGTGCTACCTTTGTTGATGGCTTCGGCGGTGGCGGTTCTGTTTGCCGGTATCATGCCGAAAAAAACACTCAAAGGGGCTGAGGTGGCACACTGGTCCGCGCGGTACGCTAGTGTGTTATACGACCAACCGCAGAAGTCCGACCGATTGATACCGCAATGGGAGTTTGAGCGGGCGCTACCTTATCTGCTGGTGTTGGAAGCGGACGCGATGTGGCTTTCAGCTTATAGCCGTACCCTGATGGACTGGCCCGGCTGGCTGCGCCCGATCGGCACGGCCCGACCGTACTCTGCCACTCAATTCGTCCAGATATATAACCAATTAATCTCGGCTAGCGACGCCGTCTTTAAAACGATCTAA
- the cysS gene encoding cysteine--tRNA ligase: MVQFFNTLTRTKEVFKPLKKSAVSLYTCGPTVYNYAHIGNLRTYLFEDVLKRALLWNGYKVKHVMNITDVGHLTSDADTGEDKIEAGARREGRSAAELARFYTEAFQHDLKGLNIIEPSVWVKATAHIKEQIALIKTLEKKGFTYRTSDGIYYDTSKFKKYGRLARLNLAGQKEGARVARNTEKKHPTDFALWKFSPTGTKRQMEWPSPWGVGFPGWHVECSAMSIKCLGKTIDIHTGGVDHIPVHHENEIAQSEAATGQKFVDYWLHGEFLQINDGRMGKSKGNFITLKTLQERKIHPLAYRYFVLQAHYRSKLNFTWDALKAAQRGLDSIWHRIDSEPDKRGRGLPKFEEKFSQAINDDLNTAKALSVVSGLLRASAPWPNKYASLLKFDKVLGLNLSIDPKRAGQVEIPAYVLELARRRELARQIKDFRQSDQLRSEIERLGFQIEDAPDGPKIKPAK, translated from the coding sequence ATGGTGCAGTTTTTTAATACACTGACTCGAACCAAAGAGGTTTTCAAACCGTTAAAGAAAAGTGCGGTCAGTTTATATACCTGCGGACCAACCGTTTATAACTACGCCCACATCGGCAATTTGCGCACCTACTTGTTCGAAGATGTGCTCAAGCGGGCGCTGCTTTGGAATGGCTACAAGGTGAAACACGTGATGAATATCACCGACGTTGGCCACCTAACTTCAGACGCCGATACGGGTGAGGATAAAATTGAAGCCGGCGCGCGCCGCGAAGGACGATCAGCTGCCGAACTGGCTCGGTTCTATACAGAAGCTTTCCAGCACGACCTGAAGGGGTTGAACATTATTGAGCCATCCGTTTGGGTAAAAGCAACCGCGCATATCAAAGAGCAAATCGCGCTGATCAAAACCCTAGAGAAAAAAGGATTTACCTATCGAACCAGTGATGGCATTTATTATGATACTTCGAAATTTAAAAAGTACGGGCGGTTAGCGCGATTAAACTTAGCCGGACAGAAAGAGGGGGCGCGCGTGGCTCGCAATACCGAGAAGAAACACCCGACTGATTTCGCACTGTGGAAGTTTTCACCAACCGGCACCAAACGTCAGATGGAATGGCCGTCACCCTGGGGTGTCGGCTTTCCCGGCTGGCACGTCGAGTGTTCGGCAATGAGCATAAAATGCCTGGGTAAGACGATCGATATTCACACCGGCGGCGTTGACCACATTCCAGTACATCATGAGAATGAAATCGCCCAGTCCGAGGCGGCCACGGGCCAGAAGTTTGTGGACTACTGGCTGCATGGCGAATTTCTGCAGATTAACGACGGCCGCATGGGCAAGTCGAAGGGTAATTTCATTACATTGAAAACTTTACAGGAAAGGAAAATCCATCCTCTAGCCTACCGTTACTTCGTACTTCAGGCCCATTACCGATCGAAGCTAAACTTCACCTGGGACGCGCTCAAAGCCGCCCAGCGCGGGCTCGATAGTATCTGGCACCGGATTGATTCCGAACCCGACAAACGTGGCCGAGGTTTGCCAAAGTTTGAGGAAAAATTTAGCCAGGCTATTAACGATGATCTGAACACTGCCAAAGCTCTTAGTGTAGTCTCGGGTCTGTTGCGCGCGTCCGCTCCCTGGCCGAATAAATACGCCTCCCTGCTGAAATTCGACAAAGTGCTGGGCTTGAATCTCTCAATCGATCCAAAACGAGCCGGCCAGGTGGAAATCCCTGCCTATGTGCTGGAATTAGCCCGCCGGCGCGAACTCGCCCGCCAGATCAAAGACTTCCGCCAATCCGACCAACTACGGAGTGAGATCGAACGGCTGGGTTTCCAGATTGAAGATGCTCCGGACGGGCCGAAGATTAAACCGGCTAAGTAA
- a CDS encoding magnesium transporter CorA family protein — MGLNVRTVQHNGLRWINIVKPTDDEVSYLRREFKFHPLDLRDCLSPAQRPKIEKYPDYIFLVLLFPVFNRKTREIFPAEVDFFIGPDYLITVHDDQLVPLVDLFELCNMNDDAVQKNLKDGIQSLLYTVLNSLMQYCYPMMDHLSIDISTIEKKIFAGEEKTMVKEILIIRRNITNFRKVMQTHKNIIKKLVESRDERVYRLTGLMIYFQQLVEDAKDIWDTLQGFKEAIEALQETNESLISFKINDVIKTLTIISVLALPVNFVVFMFSAGAANTPFIHVANGFWILGGLCAVVGLSLFAYVKKKGMLK; from the coding sequence ATGGGATTAAACGTCCGAACAGTCCAACACAACGGCTTGCGTTGGATCAATATCGTTAAGCCGACCGACGACGAGGTGTCATACCTGCGGCGCGAGTTTAAGTTTCACCCGCTTGATTTGCGGGACTGTCTCTCACCCGCCCAGCGTCCCAAGATTGAAAAATACCCCGACTATATTTTCTTAGTGCTGCTCTTTCCGGTGTTCAACCGTAAGACGCGTGAAATTTTCCCGGCCGAGGTGGACTTTTTCATTGGGCCGGATTACCTGATCACGGTTCATGACGATCAGCTGGTACCGCTGGTTGACCTGTTTGAACTGTGCAATATGAATGATGACGCGGTCCAAAAGAACCTCAAGGACGGTATCCAATCGCTGCTTTACACGGTTTTGAACTCACTGATGCAGTACTGCTACCCGATGATGGATCATTTGAGTATCGACATTTCTACTATTGAAAAGAAGATATTTGCCGGCGAAGAAAAAACCATGGTCAAGGAAATCTTGATCATCCGGCGCAACATCACGAACTTCCGCAAGGTTATGCAGACGCACAAGAACATCATCAAGAAGCTGGTCGAGAGCCGGGACGAGCGGGTGTATCGCCTAACCGGTCTGATGATCTATTTCCAACAGCTAGTGGAAGATGCTAAAGACATTTGGGACACGCTGCAGGGCTTCAAGGAAGCGATTGAGGCATTGCAGGAAACCAATGAGTCCCTGATTTCATTCAAGATCAACGACGTTATCAAGACGCTGACCATCATTTCCGTGCTGGCTCTGCCGGTAAACTTTGTGGTTTTCATGTTTAGTGCCGGCGCTGCCAATACGCCTTTCATTCACGTAGCCAATGGCTTCTGGATTCTGGGTGGTTTGTGCGCCGTCGTTGGACTGTCATTGTTCGCCTACGTCAAGAAAAAAGGCATGCTCAAATAA